The Planococcus liqunii genome includes a region encoding these proteins:
- the yaaA gene encoding S4 domain-containing protein YaaA: MKEIGIETEYITLGQLLKMTDTISSGGMAKWFLSEHEVFVNGEAEDRRGRKLRPNDTVTIPEVGEFRIAVAEGMSFDVD, from the coding sequence TTGAAAGAAATCGGGATTGAGACAGAATATATTACACTTGGGCAATTGCTGAAAATGACAGATACGATTAGTTCAGGAGGCATGGCAAAGTGGTTTTTAAGTGAGCATGAAGTGTTTGTAAACGGAGAAGCTGAAGACCGGAGAGGCCGCAAGCTGCGCCCCAACGATACGGTAACGATTCCAGAAGTAGGGGAGTTTCGTATTGCAGTAGCTGAAGGCATGAGCTTCGATGTGGATTGA
- the recF gene encoding DNA replication/repair protein RecF (All proteins in this family for which functions are known are DNA-binding proteins that assist the filamentation of RecA onto DNA for the initiation of recombination or recombinational repair.): MWIDRLELRDYRNYETLDLSFSPEINVFIGENAQGKTNIMESLYVLSMAKSHRTTNDKELIRWNADYGKIKGDVFRKYGKLPLEITLSKKGKKAKVNHLEQRRLSDYIGQLNVVMFAPEDLNLVKGSPQIRRRFIDMEIGQISPVYLHDLLTYQKLLKQRNHILKQNYGKQAINDVMFDVYTEQFIEAAVKIIQKRYQFMELLQKWAEPIHHGISRGLEQLQICYQPISGLKPEWTPTEMASFLEQKLAEVRKREIERGLTLVGPHRDELQFLVNGYDVQTYGSQGQQRTTALSLKLAEIELIKQEVGEAPVLLLDDVLSELDDYRQSHLLNTIHGSVQTFVTTTNVDGIQHETIQNARLFEVSQGMVKG; this comes from the coding sequence ATGTGGATTGACCGCCTCGAGCTCCGCGACTACCGGAATTACGAGACGCTTGACTTGTCTTTTTCTCCTGAAATAAACGTCTTTATCGGTGAAAATGCGCAGGGCAAAACCAATATCATGGAATCCTTGTACGTTTTATCGATGGCAAAATCACATCGAACCACCAATGACAAAGAATTGATACGCTGGAATGCCGATTATGGTAAAATTAAAGGTGATGTCTTCCGTAAATACGGGAAGCTGCCTTTGGAAATCACTTTGTCCAAAAAAGGCAAAAAAGCGAAGGTCAATCATTTGGAACAGCGGCGGCTCAGTGACTACATTGGCCAATTGAATGTCGTAATGTTTGCTCCTGAGGATTTAAATTTAGTCAAAGGGAGTCCGCAAATTCGCCGGCGTTTTATCGATATGGAAATCGGTCAAATATCCCCTGTCTATTTGCATGATCTGTTGACATACCAGAAATTGTTGAAGCAGCGGAATCATATACTTAAGCAAAATTACGGCAAGCAGGCCATCAACGATGTCATGTTCGATGTTTATACAGAACAATTTATCGAAGCTGCAGTAAAAATTATCCAAAAACGCTATCAGTTCATGGAATTATTGCAAAAATGGGCTGAACCTATCCATCACGGCATTTCCCGGGGGCTGGAACAACTGCAAATCTGCTATCAACCGATCAGCGGTTTAAAGCCCGAATGGACGCCGACCGAGATGGCGTCTTTTTTAGAGCAGAAACTTGCTGAAGTTCGTAAACGGGAAATCGAGCGCGGTTTGACGCTTGTCGGCCCTCACCGTGATGAATTGCAGTTTCTGGTGAACGGCTATGATGTCCAGACTTACGGCTCTCAAGGCCAGCAGCGGACCACAGCGCTTTCTTTGAAGCTGGCGGAAATTGAATTGATCAAGCAGGAAGTCGGGGAAGCGCCCGTCCTGCTGCTGGATGATGTGCTGTCAGAGCTGGACGATTACCGGCAGTCCCATTTGCTGAACACCATCCACGGGTCTGTCCAGACCTTTGTTACGACGACTAACGTAGACGGAATTCAGCACGAAACCATTCAAAATGCCCGTCTTTTCGAAGTATCCCAAGGGATGGTTAAGGGGTGA
- the gyrB gene encoding DNA topoisomerase (ATP-hydrolyzing) subunit B, which yields MEEKDLQPSYDANQIQVLEGLEAVRKRPGMYIGSTGSRGLHHLVWEIVDNSIDEALAGYCDEIQVTIEPGDWIRVEDNGRGIPVGMQEKMGRPAVEVIMTVLHAGGKFGGGGYKVSGGLHGVGASVVNALSEVTEVYVNRDGKRHYIKFERGAVTEELHVIGDAENTGTTIRFKADPEIFKETTVYEFDILDHRLRELAYLNRGLRIVARDEREGEQKEKVYHFEGGIKSYVEHMNKSKDPLHEEAIFVEAERDGISVEVAMQYNAGYAANIFSFANNINTHEGGTHESGFKTALTRVVNDYGRKNGMLKEQDANLTGDDVREGLTAIISVKHPDPQFEGQTKTKLGNTEVSTIVNNLFSAGFDRFLLENPSVSRKIVEKGIMASHARMAAKKAREFTRRKSVLEVSSLPGKLADCSSRDPKISEIYIVEGDSAGGSAKSGRDRHFQAILPLRGKILNVEKARLDKILTNAEIRNIITALGTGIGEEFNLAKARYHKVVIMTDADVDGAHIRTLLLTFFFRYMRPLLEAGYIYIAQPPLFQIKQGKHVDYVYTDAQLKEALENLSPTPKPNIQRYKGLGEMNAEQLWDTTMDPDVRTLLQVTLTDAMVADETFHILMGDDVEPRRNFIEENAKYVKNLDV from the coding sequence ATGGAAGAAAAAGATCTTCAACCCTCATATGATGCGAATCAGATTCAAGTTTTGGAAGGACTGGAAGCGGTCCGCAAAAGACCCGGAATGTATATCGGTTCAACTGGTTCAAGAGGACTTCACCATTTAGTCTGGGAAATCGTGGATAATAGTATTGATGAAGCATTAGCAGGCTATTGCGACGAAATTCAAGTGACAATTGAACCCGGTGACTGGATTCGCGTAGAAGACAACGGTCGAGGCATTCCGGTTGGCATGCAGGAAAAAATGGGCCGTCCGGCTGTAGAAGTCATCATGACTGTCTTGCACGCAGGCGGTAAATTCGGCGGCGGCGGATATAAAGTATCCGGCGGTTTGCACGGTGTTGGGGCATCGGTTGTTAACGCTTTGTCCGAAGTGACGGAAGTATACGTTAACCGCGATGGCAAACGCCATTACATTAAATTTGAACGCGGAGCGGTTACAGAAGAACTGCATGTGATCGGCGACGCTGAAAATACAGGCACCACGATCCGTTTCAAAGCGGACCCTGAAATCTTTAAAGAAACGACTGTCTATGAATTTGATATTTTAGACCACCGTCTGCGGGAACTTGCTTATTTGAACCGCGGATTAAGAATCGTTGCGCGGGATGAACGCGAAGGCGAACAAAAAGAAAAGGTCTACCATTTCGAAGGCGGGATCAAATCGTACGTTGAACATATGAATAAATCCAAAGATCCTCTTCACGAAGAGGCGATTTTTGTAGAAGCTGAACGAGACGGCATTTCCGTAGAAGTCGCGATGCAATACAATGCCGGCTATGCAGCCAATATTTTTTCATTTGCCAATAATATCAATACGCATGAAGGCGGAACGCACGAATCCGGTTTTAAGACAGCTTTGACGCGCGTTGTGAATGACTACGGCCGCAAAAATGGCATGCTGAAAGAACAAGATGCCAATTTGACAGGCGATGACGTCCGTGAAGGGTTAACTGCCATAATTTCAGTTAAACACCCGGATCCCCAGTTTGAGGGCCAAACCAAAACGAAACTGGGCAATACGGAAGTCAGCACAATCGTCAACAACTTGTTCTCCGCAGGTTTCGATCGATTCCTTTTGGAAAATCCATCGGTTTCTCGCAAAATTGTGGAAAAAGGCATCATGGCTTCGCATGCACGTATGGCAGCTAAAAAAGCACGTGAATTCACACGCCGCAAATCAGTGCTTGAAGTATCAAGCTTGCCTGGTAAACTGGCGGACTGCTCTTCGCGTGATCCGAAAATCAGTGAAATTTACATTGTTGAGGGTGACTCAGCCGGAGGCTCGGCAAAATCAGGCCGTGACCGCCATTTCCAAGCCATTTTGCCGCTGCGCGGGAAAATCTTGAATGTTGAAAAAGCCCGTCTTGATAAAATTCTGACAAACGCCGAAATCCGCAACATTATTACAGCCTTAGGCACAGGCATCGGCGAAGAATTTAATTTGGCGAAAGCGCGTTATCATAAAGTTGTCATCATGACAGATGCGGACGTCGACGGCGCCCACATCCGGACTTTGCTATTGACGTTCTTCTTCCGCTACATGCGGCCATTGCTTGAAGCGGGCTATATTTACATTGCCCAGCCGCCATTGTTCCAAATCAAACAAGGCAAGCACGTTGATTATGTTTATACCGATGCGCAATTGAAAGAAGCACTCGAAAACTTGTCTCCAACACCAAAACCGAATATTCAGCGCTATAAAGGGTTAGGAGAAATGAACGCGGAGCAGTTATGGGATACAACAATGGATCCGGATGTTCGTACCTTGCTGCAAGTGACGCTGACTGATGCGATGGTGGCAGACGAGACTTTCCACATTTTAATGGGAGACGACGTTGAACCACGCCGTAACTTTATCGAAGAAAATGCGAAATACGTTAAAAACCTGGACGTTTAA